The Lentzea guizhouensis genome contains a region encoding:
- a CDS encoding cupin domain-containing protein has product MTPEQLIQDLGMQELPVEGGYFAQTHRSEEVSAIAYLLRKPDFSGMHVLKHVEIYHFHAGSPLQMLLLHPDGSVQQPLLSESNPQVVVPAGVWQGSAPSGEWSLVGTVVVPPYTDDIVSFGHADDLCTRYPSHASAIKALCRF; this is encoded by the coding sequence GTGACCCCAGAGCAGTTGATCCAGGACCTCGGCATGCAGGAGCTGCCGGTCGAGGGCGGTTACTTCGCGCAGACGCACCGCTCGGAGGAGGTGTCGGCTATCGCGTACCTGTTGCGAAAGCCGGACTTCTCGGGCATGCACGTGTTGAAGCACGTCGAGATCTACCACTTCCACGCCGGTTCTCCGTTGCAGATGCTGCTGCTGCACCCGGACGGCAGCGTGCAGCAGCCGTTGCTGTCTGAGTCGAACCCGCAGGTCGTGGTGCCCGCAGGCGTGTGGCAGGGAAGCGCACCCTCTGGCGAATGGTCGCTCGTCGGCACCGTGGTGGTCCCGCCGTACACCGACGACATCGTGTCGTTCGGCCACGCGGACGACCTGTGCACGCGTTATCCGTCTCACGCTTCGGCGATCAAGGCTTTGTGCCGCTTCTAA
- a CDS encoding alpha/beta fold hydrolase yields the protein MALVPLNGIELNVQTEGSGDLVVLVMGTGSPGRVWRTYQVPALVKAGYRVAYFDNRGIKPSSECADGFTIDDMVADTAALITHLGAPAHVVGTSLGARVVQELVLTRPDLVRSAVMMATTARPDPVQQMWARGMRELHDKGIELPAAFYAATSVVRNLAPATLEDPVIARDWLQMYEFASAAPSAGERVQLSLGDFPPRVDAYRGITVRSLVVGFAEDRVLPPRLSREVADAIPGARYAEVADCGHIGYLERPDEVNRLLVEFIGGA from the coding sequence ATGGCCCTTGTCCCGCTGAACGGCATCGAGCTCAACGTCCAGACCGAGGGCTCCGGCGACCTCGTCGTCCTGGTGATGGGCACCGGCAGCCCCGGCCGCGTCTGGCGCACCTACCAGGTGCCCGCGCTGGTCAAGGCCGGCTACCGGGTGGCGTACTTCGACAACCGCGGCATCAAGCCGTCCTCGGAGTGCGCGGACGGCTTCACGATCGACGACATGGTCGCCGACACCGCCGCCCTGATCACCCACCTGGGCGCACCGGCCCACGTCGTCGGCACCTCCCTCGGCGCCCGCGTGGTGCAGGAACTGGTGCTCACCCGCCCCGACCTGGTGCGCAGCGCCGTGATGATGGCGACGACCGCGCGCCCGGACCCGGTGCAGCAGATGTGGGCGCGTGGCATGCGGGAGCTGCACGACAAGGGCATCGAGCTGCCGGCGGCGTTCTACGCGGCGACGTCGGTGGTCCGCAACCTCGCGCCGGCGACGCTGGAGGACCCGGTCATCGCCCGCGACTGGCTGCAGATGTACGAGTTCGCGAGCGCCGCGCCGTCCGCCGGCGAACGCGTGCAGCTCTCGCTCGGCGACTTCCCCCCGCGCGTCGACGCCTACCGCGGCATCACCGTGCGGTCGCTGGTGGTGGGCTTCGCGGAGGACCGCGTCCTGCCACCCCGCCTGTCGCGCGAGGTGGCGGACGCGATCCCGGGCGCCCGCTACGCCGAGGTCGCCGACTGCGGGCACATCGGGTACCTGGAGCGGCCGGACGAGGTGAACCGGTTGCTGGTCGAGTTCATCGGGGGCGCGTGA
- a CDS encoding S1 RNA-binding domain-containing protein, with protein sequence MNSPELTGFLAGLERGTTLSGTVAAVERFGVFVALDDGPPHPVFPGVGFISAAELSWRRFDAFTDVVQVGERVTCEFLQFDTTNLEARLSLKATRPDPFQTLTVPGGLIRARVTTVVPFGVFVEVADGLEGLLHQSVAPGPFEVDDEVTVVVTEIDRERHRIHLGLPA encoded by the coding sequence GTGAACTCGCCGGAGCTCACCGGCTTCCTGGCCGGGCTGGAGCGCGGCACGACGCTGTCCGGGACGGTCGCGGCGGTCGAACGGTTCGGCGTGTTCGTCGCGCTGGACGACGGCCCGCCGCACCCGGTCTTCCCCGGCGTCGGGTTCATCTCCGCCGCAGAGCTGTCCTGGCGGCGCTTCGACGCGTTCACCGACGTCGTCCAGGTCGGCGAGCGCGTCACCTGCGAGTTCCTCCAGTTCGACACGACGAACCTGGAGGCGCGGCTGTCGTTGAAGGCGACGCGGCCCGACCCGTTCCAGACCCTCACCGTGCCCGGCGGCCTGATCCGCGCACGAGTGACGACGGTGGTGCCGTTCGGGGTGTTCGTCGAGGTCGCCGACGGGCTGGAAGGGCTGCTGCACCAGAGCGTCGCGCCGGGGCCGTTCGAGGTCGACGACGAGGTCACCGTCGTGGTGACCGAGATCGATCGCGAACGGCACCGCATCCACCTCGGCCTTCCAGCCTGA